A genomic region of Halobacteriovorax sp. JY17 contains the following coding sequences:
- a CDS encoding FAD:protein FMN transferase: MTASIVEKNSSIRLGHRFKAMGGEFQLLCFPQSYHSKSQVLNIFKEAEKEVKRIESKFTDFKESPFNEINKYSGIRPVPVDEEIWNLVLRSIEISEQSKGAFDITYASVGHLWRKAKKENRTLSLKERTEGHKYINYKNIELNEMEHSIFLPSKKMKIGLGGIGKGYAVDKVFELLKSEGIHNFYVNGSGDIRVHSHSCAPRPWRIGIKNPFSKSVERSVGFLQLKKGSVASSGSYIHYNSSREGHSDHHILDPKSGRSRSELITTTVVADNAIESDTTATILMNYSSKKAIDYLNERDLLGFVIDMKGKTHLSSKAIQVFGM, translated from the coding sequence ATGACAGCTTCAATAGTTGAAAAAAATAGTAGTATTCGATTAGGACATCGGTTTAAGGCGATGGGGGGAGAATTTCAGCTTTTGTGCTTCCCTCAATCTTATCATTCTAAAAGTCAGGTTTTAAACATTTTTAAAGAGGCAGAAAAGGAAGTAAAGCGGATTGAATCGAAATTTACAGATTTTAAAGAGAGCCCCTTTAACGAGATAAATAAATATTCAGGAATTAGGCCTGTTCCTGTAGATGAGGAAATATGGAATCTGGTTTTGAGGTCTATCGAGATTTCAGAACAATCTAAAGGGGCTTTTGACATAACTTATGCTAGTGTTGGTCACTTGTGGCGAAAAGCAAAAAAAGAAAATCGTACTTTGTCTCTTAAAGAAAGAACGGAAGGCCATAAATATATTAATTATAAAAATATAGAATTAAATGAGATGGAACATTCTATATTTTTGCCAAGTAAAAAAATGAAAATAGGCTTAGGCGGTATAGGAAAAGGATATGCCGTAGATAAAGTATTTGAATTGCTAAAGTCAGAAGGCATCCATAATTTTTATGTTAATGGCTCAGGCGATATAAGAGTTCATTCCCACTCTTGTGCTCCAAGACCTTGGAGAATTGGAATAAAAAATCCATTCTCAAAAAGTGTTGAAAGGTCAGTTGGCTTTTTGCAACTTAAAAAAGGGAGTGTCGCATCATCTGGTAGTTATATTCATTACAACTCGTCGAGAGAAGGCCATAGCGACCATCACATTTTAGACCCCAAAAGTGGCCGTAGCCGAAGTGAACTTATTACAACAACAGTCGTTGCTGATAATGCTATTGAATCAGATACGACTGCAACTATATTGATGAACTATTCATCGAAAAAAGCGATTGATTATCTCAACGAGCGTGATTTATTGGGGTTTGTTATAGACATGAAAGGAAAAACTCACTTGTCTAGCAAGGCAATCCAAGTCTTTGGTATGTGA
- a CDS encoding TlpA disulfide reductase family protein, whose amino-acid sequence MFKATLFSLLLLFISFGVQAEELKNFTLPIYGKKESFEIKKETKKYNKILINFWASWCTACIQELEELESLKKKHEKNGVLFVAVNAGEKRKKIKRFLKKHNFSYLILEDKDRVTSKSLNITDLPKTILINNKMEVLFRGNRPPKKI is encoded by the coding sequence ATGTTTAAGGCAACCTTATTTTCTTTACTGCTTTTATTTATCTCTTTTGGAGTTCAGGCTGAAGAATTGAAAAATTTTACTTTACCAATCTATGGGAAAAAAGAGTCCTTTGAAATCAAGAAAGAGACAAAAAAGTATAACAAGATATTAATCAACTTTTGGGCATCATGGTGTACGGCTTGCATTCAAGAATTAGAAGAGCTAGAGAGTTTAAAGAAAAAGCATGAGAAAAATGGAGTTCTTTTTGTTGCTGTGAATGCAGGGGAAAAAAGAAAGAAAATTAAGAGGTTTTTGAAGAAGCATAATTTCAGCTACCTTATCCTAGAAGATAAGGATAGAGTAACTTCTAAAAGCCTAAATATTACAGACCTTCCTAAAACTATTCTTATAAACAATAAAATGGAAGTTCTATTCAGAGGAAATCGTCCTCCTAAGAAGATTTAA
- the tnpB gene encoding IS66 family insertion sequence element accessory protein TnpB (TnpB, as the term is used for proteins encoded by IS66 family insertion elements, is considered an accessory protein, since TnpC, encoded by a neighboring gene, is a DDE family transposase.) yields the protein MRKGHNTLAYIVTHKIDLELMSGALFLFVAKSRKACKALFFDGNGLVLIHKKIDRGRFMSFEHIKEVTEINSNELMLILNGGQIPLSKSGKKILLKR from the coding sequence ATGAGAAAAGGCCACAACACTTTGGCTTATATCGTCACTCATAAGATCGATCTGGAGCTAATGTCAGGAGCTCTTTTTCTATTCGTCGCAAAAAGTAGAAAGGCCTGCAAAGCTTTATTCTTTGATGGCAATGGACTTGTGCTAATTCACAAGAAGATTGACCGTGGGAGATTCATGTCCTTTGAACACATCAAAGAAGTTACTGAGATAAACTCAAATGAGTTAATGCTAATTCTCAATGGCGGACAGATCCCTCTCTCAAAGTCTGGGAAGAAAATACTACTAAAAAGATAA